A stretch of the Sphingobacterium thalpophilum genome encodes the following:
- the argC gene encoding N-acetyl-gamma-glutamyl-phosphate reductase — protein sequence MIRVGIVGSAGYTGGELLRVLIYHPEVEIVFANSASNAGNKVYAVHNDLFGDTELTFSADFHSDIDVLFLCVGHGDARKFLEANPVADRVKIIDLSQDYRLRANTAYGEKQFIYGLPELNKEAIKKAQYIANPGCFATNIQLALLPLASKGLLPDQIHIHATTGSTGAGQKPGATTHFSWRNNNLSAYKSFEHQHLQEIAESLDQLQKGFLPVNSASLLERAAEKINFVPQRGDFTRGIFSAIYVASDLNEEQAYELYESYYAPHPFTWVSRANIDLKQVVNTNKSIIHLEKHGNKLLILNATDNLLKGASGQAVQNMNLMFGLNERAGLNLKSVGF from the coding sequence ATGATAAGAGTAGGTATAGTTGGGTCTGCAGGATATACCGGGGGAGAGTTGCTCCGTGTTTTGATCTACCATCCCGAGGTGGAAATTGTATTTGCCAATAGCGCTTCTAACGCTGGGAATAAAGTTTATGCGGTTCATAATGATCTTTTTGGTGATACCGAATTGACTTTTTCTGCCGATTTTCACTCCGATATCGATGTTCTGTTTCTATGTGTCGGACATGGGGATGCCCGTAAGTTTTTAGAGGCAAATCCTGTTGCCGATAGGGTAAAGATCATTGATCTTTCACAGGATTATCGCCTCCGTGCAAATACTGCTTATGGAGAAAAGCAATTTATTTATGGGCTTCCCGAGTTAAACAAAGAAGCCATCAAAAAGGCACAATATATAGCCAATCCGGGCTGCTTTGCAACCAACATTCAGCTTGCTTTGTTGCCACTGGCAAGTAAAGGACTGTTGCCTGATCAAATTCATATCCATGCGACAACCGGATCCACTGGCGCGGGACAGAAGCCTGGAGCGACAACGCATTTTTCCTGGCGTAATAACAACCTATCTGCTTACAAGTCTTTCGAGCATCAGCATTTACAGGAGATTGCAGAGTCCTTGGATCAGCTTCAGAAAGGTTTTCTGCCAGTGAACAGCGCCTCCTTGCTGGAGCGGGCCGCAGAGAAAATAAACTTTGTTCCCCAGCGTGGCGATTTTACCCGTGGGATTTTTTCTGCTATCTATGTAGCCTCTGATCTGAACGAAGAGCAGGCTTATGAGCTGTATGAAAGCTATTATGCGCCGCATCCCTTTACCTGGGTTAGTCGCGCCAACATTGACCTTAAACAGGTTGTCAATACCAATAAGAGCATTATACATCTCGAAAAACACGGTAACAAATTGCTTATCCTGAATGCGACAGATAATCTTCTGAAAGGGGCATCTGGACAGGCGGTACAAAATATGAATTTAATGTTTGGCTTGAATGAGCGGGCCGGGTTGAATTTGAAAAGTGTTGGTTTTTAA
- a CDS encoding DUF3472 domain-containing protein codes for MKRQLLIQYLLISALFYFSLGVRAQTSSQVYAVPLAGNAFITAGQQSKTEISGRNGLVKWSSGEAIASVYFRVQRAGRLELRLNARSSDGNKATIELTALGKKTRLKIAGSTFAPTAPLLLQVNEPGYVQVNLKGVSKSGNNFADVKELLVQGEAAAGGLIYSNDPDYYYWSRRGPSCHLNYNLPTAANVSYYYNELKVPEGEDKVGSYFMANGFGEGYFGIQVNSETERRILFSVWSPFHTDDPQSIPEDQKIHLLKKGKDVHTGEFGNEGSGGQSYRKYFWKAGETYKFLLKGVPDGKGNTDYTAWFFVPEENTWNLIASFKRPKTDTYLKRFHSFLENFNPNQGHLGRRVEFKNQWVYDGQWKPVQSASFSVDNTYRANQRIDAIGGVTTSGYFLQNGGFFNEIVKPGTTFQMANKNTAPNIDFDRLP; via the coding sequence ATGAAAAGACAACTTTTAATTCAGTATTTATTAATTAGTGCTTTATTTTATTTTTCGTTAGGTGTTAGGGCCCAGACGAGCAGTCAGGTATACGCAGTGCCACTAGCGGGCAATGCGTTTATAACTGCGGGCCAACAAAGTAAAACCGAGATCTCAGGGCGCAATGGCCTTGTAAAATGGTCCAGTGGCGAGGCGATAGCCTCGGTGTATTTCAGGGTGCAGAGGGCTGGTAGGCTCGAATTAAGACTTAATGCCAGGAGTTCTGATGGAAACAAAGCAACAATCGAACTAACTGCCCTAGGTAAAAAGACGAGATTGAAAATTGCTGGAAGCACATTTGCACCAACCGCGCCGCTATTGCTCCAGGTAAATGAGCCCGGTTATGTACAGGTCAACTTGAAAGGTGTAAGCAAATCCGGCAATAATTTTGCTGACGTCAAGGAACTGTTGGTTCAGGGCGAAGCTGCGGCCGGTGGACTCATTTATTCCAATGATCCCGATTACTACTATTGGTCACGCAGGGGACCATCCTGCCATCTGAATTACAATCTACCTACAGCAGCAAATGTCAGCTATTATTATAATGAACTGAAAGTGCCCGAGGGAGAAGATAAAGTCGGTTCATATTTTATGGCTAACGGATTTGGAGAAGGGTATTTTGGCATTCAGGTTAACTCTGAAACGGAGCGACGGATATTGTTCTCTGTCTGGAGTCCTTTTCATACGGACGATCCTCAAAGTATTCCTGAAGACCAGAAGATCCATCTGCTGAAGAAAGGGAAAGATGTCCATACCGGCGAATTTGGCAATGAAGGCTCAGGCGGTCAGAGCTATCGTAAATATTTTTGGAAGGCCGGTGAAACCTATAAGTTCTTGCTTAAGGGCGTTCCCGACGGAAAGGGTAATACGGATTATACAGCATGGTTTTTCGTTCCTGAAGAAAACACATGGAATCTCATCGCCAGCTTTAAACGTCCCAAAACAGATACCTATCTGAAACGTTTCCATAGTTTCCTTGAAAATTTTAACCCCAATCAAGGCCACCTAGGCAGACGAGTCGAGTTTAAAAATCAGTGGGTATACGATGGTCAATGGAAGCCTGTACAATCGGCCTCCTTCAGTGTCGATAATACTTACCGGGCCAACCAGCGCATCGATGCGATAGGAGGGGTCACCACCAGTGGATATTTTTTACAGAACGGGGGCTTCTTCAATGAGATCGTGAAGCCCGGTACCACATTTCAAATGGCGAATAAAAATACTGCGCCAAACATTGATTTTGATCGATTGCCGTAA